In the genome of Mycosarcoma maydis chromosome 21, whole genome shotgun sequence, one region contains:
- a CDS encoding putative guanine nucleotide-binding protein subunit gamma → MNVKPHKQSMSELKLRRLTEHNQRLKEDLERPRIRVSEASQSLINYCKSTRDYLVPSVWGPVSKGEDPYAPAGGGCNCVAM, encoded by the exons ATGAACGTCAAGCCGCACAAACAGTCCATGTCggagctcaagctgcgcagACTAACAGAGCACAACCAGCGTTTGAAAGAGGACCTGGAGCGACCTCGAATCCGTGTCTCAGAGGCAAGTCAGAG TCTGATCAACTACTGCAAGAGCACGCGCGACTATCTGGTGCCATCCGTGTGGGGACCCGTCAGCAAGGGCGAAGACCCGTATGCACCCGCCGGTGGAGGATGCAACTGTGTTGCCATGTAG
- a CDS encoding putative IDP2 - isocitrate dehydrogenase, cytosolic (in frame with downstream exons) has product MSIVRPRGLAPPAKIKVSNPVVELDGDEMTRIIWHKIREDLILPFLDIELKYYDLGMEHRDATDDQVTVEAAEAIKKYKVGVKCATITPDEARVKEFGLKKMWLSPNGTIRNILGGTVFRAPIVLDDLPRPVPGWTKPIVIGRHAFGDQYRCQNFAVDKAGKFTMEFTPSDGSQGQKWEVFNYPEGGGSGLAMYNTTESITGFAHSSFKMALEKNIPLYMSTKNTILKAYDGRFKDIFQHLYDTIYKKDFEAKGLWYEHRLIDDMVAQMIKSDGGFLMALKNYDGDVISDITAQGFGSLGMMTSELITPDGDIMEAEAAHGTVTRHYREHQKGNETSTNSVASIYAWTRGLAFRGKLDKNDDLIYFANALEEACLDAISAGKMTKDLALIYHGKGMKREHYVTTMEYIDEVAKLLKKKLQTRGIEAGKL; this is encoded by the exons ATGTCCATCGTTCGTCCACGTGGTTTGGCCCCGCcagccaagatcaaggtCTCCAACCCTgtcgttgagctcgacggTGACGAGATGACGCGTATCATCTGGCACAAGATTCGCGAGGACCTCATTCTTCCCTTCTTGGATATCGAGCTCAAGTACTACGACCTCGGTATGGAGCACCGTGATGCTACCGACGACCAGGTCACCGTcgaggctgccgaggcCATCAAAAAGTACAAGGTGGGTGTCAAGTGCGCTACCATCACACCCGACGAGGCTCGTGTCAAGGAGTTTGGCCTCAAGAAGATGTGGCTCTCGCCGAACGGCACCATCCGAAACATTCTTGGCGGTACCGTGTTCCGTGCGCCCATCGTCCTGGACGACCTCCCTCGCCCGGTTCCCGGTTGGACCAAGCCCATCGTCATCGGTCGTCACGCGTTTGGTGACCAGTACCGCTGCCAGAACTTTGCCGTCGACAAGGCGGGCAAGTTTACTATGGAGTTTACGCCTTCCGACGGCTCGCAAGGTCAGAAGTGGGAGGTGTTCAACTACCCCGAGGGTGGTGGATCGGGTCTCGCCATGTACAACACCACCGAGTCGATCACTGGTTTCGCCCACTCGTCGTTCAAGATGGCACTCGAAAAGAACATCCCGCTGTACATGTCGACCAAGAACACCATCCTTAAGGCATACGACGGTCGATTCAAGGACATTTTCCAGCACCTTTACGACACCATCTACAAGAAGGACTTTGAGGCCAAGGGTCTCTGGTATGAGCACCGTCTCATTGATGACATGGTTGCACAGATGATCAAGTCTGACGGCGGTTTCCTCATGGCGCTTAAGAACTACGAT GGTGACGTGATCTCGGACATCACCGCGCAAGGATTTGGATCGCTCGGaatgatgacgagcgagctgaTCACACCCGATGGCGACATCATGGAGGCCGAAGCAGCGCACGGTACTGTCACCCGTCACTACCGTGAGCACCAGAAGGGCAACGAGACGTCGACCAACTCAGTGGCATCCATCTACGCCTGGACTCGTGGTCTTGCCTTCCgtggcaagctcgacaagaaCGACGACCTGATTTACTTTGCCAACGCTCTTGAAGAGGCATGTCTTGATGCTATCAGCGCCGGAAAGATGACCAAGGATCTCGCTTTGATCTACCACGGCAAGGGCATGAAGCGCGAGCACTACGTCAC CACTATGGAGTACATCGATGAGGTTGCGAAGCTCCTCAAAAAGAAGCTCCAGACTCGCGGCATCGAGGCTGGCAAGCTTTGA
- a CDS encoding putative pyruvate dehydrogenase (acetyl-transferring) subunit E1 beta, whose product MVAARSAFASLARVHVASRSGLRSVSTTAAAKQPSRLLEKATSSSSSLSPIASSSRLTTNPAALTAFIPSSTRNASTDGKPQEITVRDALNSAMEEEMLRDDKVFILGEEVARYNGAYKITRGLLDKFGEKRVIDTPITESGFAGLAVGAALSGLRPICEFMTFNFAMQAIDQIINSGAKTYYMSGGNVPCPVVFRGPNGAAAGVGAQHSQDYAAWYGQIPGLKTISPWSAEDCRGLLKSAIRDPNAVVFLENEILYGQSFPISQEALSDDFTIPIGKAKIERAGKDITIVSHSIGMNYAMEAAEILKKEEGVEAEVINLRTIAPMDVDTIIDSVKKTNRIVTVESGFPQFSVGAEIAATVNDFAFDHLDAPVERVTGAAVPTPYAQNLEKLSFPDTAIVVRAAKRALYK is encoded by the coding sequence AtggttgctgctcgttCCGCTTTCGCCTCCCTGGCTCGTGTTCACGTCGCTAGCCGCTCGGGCCTTCGATCTgtctccaccaccgccgctgccaagcaGCCCTCGCGTttgctcgaaaaggccacctcgtcgtcatcgtcgttgtcgcCCATCGCCAGCTCCTCGCGCCTCACGACGAACCCTGCCGCCCTTACCGCCTTTATCCCTTCCAGCACCCGCAACGCTTCTACGGATGGCAAGCCGCAGGAGATCACCGTCCGAGATGCGTTGAACTCGGCCATGGAAGAGGAGATGCTGCGCGATGACAAGGTCTTTATCCTCGGAGAGGAGGTGGCACGCTACAATGGTGCCTACAAGATCACCCgtggcttgctcgacaagtTTGGCGAGAAGCGTGTCATTGACACGCCCATCACCGAATCTGGTTTCGCCGGTCTCGCTGTCGGTGCGGCTCTTTCCGGTCTTCGTCCGATTTGCGAGTTCATGACGTTCAACTTTGCCATGCAGGCCATCGACCAGATCATCAACTCGGGTGCCAAGACCTACTACATGTCCGGTGGTAATGTACCTTGTCCTGTCGTTTTCCGTGGTCCCAACGGTGCAGCTGCCGGTGTCGGTGCTCAGCACTCGCAGGACTACGCTGCCTGGTACGGTCAGATCCCCGGTCTCAAGACCATCTCGCCTTGGTCCGCCGAGGACTGCCGCGGTCTGCTCAAGTCGGCCATTCGTGACCCGAATGCGGTCGTTTTTCTTGAAAACGAGATCCTCTACGGTCAGTCATTCCCTATCTCGCAAGAGGCGCTCTCGGACGACTTTACCATCCCCATCGGTaaggccaagatcgaaCGTGCAGGTAAAGACATCACCATCGTCTCTCACTCGATCGGCATGAACTACGCCATGGAGGCTGCCGAGATcctcaagaaggaggagggtGTAGAGGCCGAGGTGATCAACCTGCGCACCATTGCTCCCATGGATGTCGACACCATTATCGACTCGGTCAAAAAGACCAACCGCATCGTCACCGTCGAGAGCGGCTTCCCTCAGTTCTCGGTGGGTGCCGAAATCGCGGCTACTGTCAACGACTTTGCCTTTGACCACCTCGATGCACCCGTCGAGCGTGTCACCGGTGCAGCTGTGCCCACGCCTTACGCACAGAACCTCGAGAAGCTCTCGTTCCCTGACACGGCTATCGTCGTTCGCGCTGCCAAGCGTGCTCTTTACAAATGA
- a CDS encoding uncharacterized protein (related to casein kinase II beta subunit (regulator of circadian clock protein FRQ)), with translation MMDDLTEASSDYAANSWVTWFLSTKGNEYFCEVDEDYILDRFNLTGLNAEVQHYPHALDLITDSLEGDLSESIRDSVEAQAKLLYGLVHARYIITTRGLAKMLEKYKRADFGRCPRVLCYQQPLLPVGLSDNPFQKAVKLFCPRCEDIYSPKSSRHGTIDGAFFGSTFPHMLFMVYPNVLPSKSPTAQSPFLLTSSLHHRLDARSHAEHADVDDSIMSVPSGAGGTGGVANGSSLSGVASSSSAVAGASASAAAGAPGSNAAPANSTAAAAAKVERYRPRIFGFPVHETSKLQKWQDKMRDQQIERLEKVEAAGGIATPGAAAFFRRAAPVPTTASAEPTSAPAPAPAAAPAPPTSALAPAPVVPTSTSTASSPQTAASKSMSASAVTTSTPLQSVPTSARS, from the coding sequence ATGATGGACGATCTCAccgaagcgagcagcgactACGCAGCCAACTCGTGGGTCACCTGGTTCCTCTCGACAAAGGGCAACGAGTACTTTTGCGAGGTCGACGAAGACTACATCCTCGACCGCTTCAACCTCACAGGTCTCAATGCTGAAGTGCAGCACTACCCACATGCGCTTGATCTCATCACCGACTCGCTGGAAGGCGATCTCTCGGAATCGATTCGCGACTCGGTCGAAGCGCAGGCAAAGCTGCTCTACGGCCTCGTACATGCACGCTACATCATCACCACTCGCGGcttggccaagatgctcgaaaagTACAAGCGCGCCGACTTTGGCCGTTGCCCTCGCGTGCTCTGCTATCAACAACCTTTGCTTCCCGTCGGTCTCAGCGACAATCCTTTCCAAAAGGCCGTCAAGCTCTTCTGTCCACGATGCGAGGACATCTACTCGCCCAAGAGTAGCCGTCACGGTACCATTGACGGCGCCTTTTTCGGCAGCACCTTCCCGCACATGCTCTTCATGGTCTATCCCAACGTCTTGCCTTCCAAATCGCCCACCGCGCAATCGCCCTTTTTGCTCACTTCCTCCTTACACCACCGACTCGATGCACGCTCGCACGCCGAACACGCAGATGTTGACGACTCGATCATGTCCGTCCCAAGCGGTGCAGGCGGTACAGGCGGTGTAGCCAACGGCTCATCGCTTTCCGGAGttgcctcgtcgtcgtcggcagTGGCCGGTGCAAGCGCCAGTGCCGCCGCTGGCGCTCCCGGATCCAATGCTGCACCCGCCAATTCAacagccgctgctgccgccaagGTGGAACGCTACCGACCGCGCATCTTTGGCTTCCCCGTGCACGAGACGAGCAAACTGCAGAAATGGCAGGACAAGATGCGCGACCAGCAAATCGAGCGTCTAGAAAAAGTGGAAGCTGCCGGTGGCATTGCTACACCCGGTGCAGCTGCCTTTTTCAGGAGAGCAGCGCCAGTGCCGACAACAGCTTCGGCAGAGCCAACATCGgcgccagcgccagcaccagcagcagcaccagccCCACCAACATCAGCACTAGCTCCAGCACCCGTGGTAccaacatcaacatccACAGCATCATCACCTCAGACAGCAGCGTCCAAGTCcatgtcggcatcggcagtCACCACCAGCACTCCATTGCAATCTGTTCCCACCAGTGCACGGTCTTGA
- a CDS encoding uncharacterized protein (related to PNP1 - purine-nucleoside phosphorylase), protein MSNVDLDSLPVQFKQAVEAIRAAVPAELASPKWGIICGSGLSGLASTLESAVHVPYTSIPGFAESTVQGHTSSLAFGYLSTTPSKRVAVVACLGRFHTYEGHSAATCVFPTRVMKLLGCRALVVTNAAGGLNDTFQVGTIMSIHDHLSLPTLTATNPLIGANISALGPRFPPLSNAYDLELRLALYRAAEKLSLLDSLASGTYAYVLGPSYESRADANFLKSVGADAVGMSTVPEVIAAAHTGLKTLAISLITNKVVLEPHFDFHSALKAEKQGGEKLELIVNRLIQSDQAAAANQEEVLQAGANRADDIRRLVAEVICSTPV, encoded by the exons ATGTCCAACGTAGACCTTGACTCGCTGCCGGTGCAGTTCAAGCAGGCGGTCGAAGCGATCCGTGCTGCCGTACCGGCCGAATTGGCGTCTCCGAAATGGGGCATCATTTG TGGGTCCGGGTTGTCCGGTctggcatcgacgctggAATCGGCGGTACATGTGCCATATACGTCGATTCCAGGATTTGCGGAATCCACCGTGCAAGGCCACACGTCGTCGCTTGCGTTTGGATATCTCAGTACGACGCCGTCGAAGCGTGTGGCGGTAGTGGCGTGTTTGGGACGATTCCACACGTACGAAGGACATTCGGCGGCAACGTGTGTATTCCCAACACGCGTGATGAAGTTGCTCGGTTGTCGGGCACTGGTCGTAACTAACGCGGCGGGCGGACTGAACGATACGTTTCAGGTGGGAACGATCATGTCGATTCACGACCACCTTTCGCTTCCCACTTTGACGGCGACTAATCCGCTGATTGGAGCCAACATTTCGGCTCTGGGGCCTAGGTTTCCGCCCTTGTCGAATGCGTACGATCTCGAACTGCGTTTGGCTCTCTATCGCGCTGCCGAGAagctgtcgctgctcgactcgctcgcctcgggAACGTACGCCTACGTGCTCGGTCCATCGTACGAATCGCGTGCCGACGCCAACTTTCTCAAGAGCGTAGGTGCCGACGCCGTTGGCATGTCCACCGTCCCCGAAGTCATCGCCGCTGCGCACACTGGTCTGAAAACGCTTGCCATCAGTCTGATCACCAACAAAGTGGTCCTCGAACCCCACTTTGACTTTCACTCGGCACTCAAAGCCGAAAAACAAGGCGGCGAAAAACTCGAACTGATCGTCAACCGACTAATCCAATCCGATCaagccgcagcagccaaccAGGAAGAAGTTCTCCAAGCTGGTGCAAACAGAGCCGACGATATCCGACGTCTCGTCGCAGAAGTCATTTGCTCCACTCCGGTCTAG
- a CDS encoding putative IDP1 - isocitrate dehydrogenase (NADP+), mitochondrial (alternatively spliced), which produces MSTARLSTNASARVFASSARSYSTFSSRVARSPNTRTAFQNVSFLASARIATATTNSSLSFGVNTRLFSTTMTAPAKIKVSNPVVELDGDEMTRIIWHKIREDLILPFLDIELKYYDLGMEHRDATDDQVTVEAAEAIKKYKVGVKCATITPDEARVKEFGLKKMWLSPNGTIRNILGGTVFRAPIVLDDLPRPVPGWTKPIVIGRHAFGDQYRCQNFAVDKAGKFTMEFTPSDGSQGQKWEVFNYPEGGGSGLAMYNTTESITGFAHSSFKMALEKNIPLYMSTKNTILKAYDGRFKDIFQHLYDTIYKKDFEAKGLWYEHRLIDDMVAQMIKSDGGFLMALKNYDGDVISDITAQGFGSLGMMTSELITPDGDIMEAEAAHGTVTRHYREHQKGNETSTNSVASIYAWTRGLAFRGKLDKNDDLIYFANALEEACLDAISAGKMTKDLALIYHGKGMKREHYVTTMEYIDEVAKLLKKKLQTRGIEAGKL; this is translated from the exons ATGTCCACGGCTCGTCTCAGCACAAACGCTTCCGCCCGAGTCTTTGCCTCTTCCGCCCGCTCTTACTCGACCTTCTcgtctcgagtcgctcgcAGCCCCAACACCCGCACTGCATTCCAGAACGTCTCGTTTCTGGCTTCCGCTCGCAttgccactgccaccacCAACTCTTCTCTCTCGTTCGGTGTCAACACCCGTCTTTTCTCCACCACAATGACTGCCCCAG ccaagatcaaggtCTCCAACCCTgtcgttgagctcgacggTGACGAGATGACGCGTATCATCTGGCACAAGATTCGCGAGGACCTCATTCTTCCCTTCTTGGATATCGAGCTCAAGTACTACGACCTCGGTATGGAGCACCGTGATGCTACCGACGACCAGGTCACCGTcgaggctgccgaggcCATCAAAAAGTACAAGGTGGGTGTCAAGTGCGCTACCATCACACCCGACGAGGCTCGTGTCAAGGAGTTTGGCCTCAAGAAGATGTGGCTCTCGCCGAACGGCACCATCCGAAACATTCTTGGCGGTACCGTGTTCCGTGCGCCCATCGTCCTGGACGACCTCCCTCGCCCGGTTCCCGGTTGGACCAAGCCCATCGTCATCGGTCGTCACGCGTTTGGTGACCAGTACCGCTGCCAGAACTTTGCCGTCGACAAGGCGGGCAAGTTTACTATGGAGTTTACGCCTTCCGACGGCTCGCAAGGTCAGAAGTGGGAGGTGTTCAACTACCCCGAGGGTGGTGGATCGGGTCTCGCCATGTACAACACCACCGAGTCGATCACTGGTTTCGCCCACTCGTCGTTCAAGATGGCACTCGAAAAGAACATCCCGCTGTACATGTCGACCAAGAACACCATCCTTAAGGCATACGACGGTCGATTCAAGGACATTTTCCAGCACCTTTACGACACCATCTACAAGAAGGACTTTGAGGCCAAGGGTCTCTGGTATGAGCACCGTCTCATTGATGACATGGTTGCACAGATGATCAAGTCTGACGGCGGTTTCCTCATGGCGCTTAAGAACTACGAT GGTGACGTGATCTCGGACATCACCGCGCAAGGATTTGGATCGCTCGGaatgatgacgagcgagctgaTCACACCCGATGGCGACATCATGGAGGCCGAAGCAGCGCACGGTACTGTCACCCGTCACTACCGTGAGCACCAGAAGGGCAACGAGACGTCGACCAACTCAGTGGCATCCATCTACGCCTGGACTCGTGGTCTTGCCTTCCgtggcaagctcgacaagaaCGACGACCTGATTTACTTTGCCAACGCTCTTGAAGAGGCATGTCTTGATGCTATCAGCGCCGGAAAGATGACCAAGGATCTCGCTTTGATCTACCACGGCAAGGGCATGAAGCGCGAGCACTACGTCAC CACTATGGAGTACATCGATGAGGTTGCGAAGCTCCTCAAAAAGAAGCTCCAGACTCGCGGCATCGAGGCTGGCAAGCTTTGA